In Nocardia sp. XZ_19_385, the DNA window GCAATACCCGACGCGTGAAACCGTGCTCGCGCAGCGACCTGACGTCATGGTCGCGGGCTGGAACTACGGCTACGACGAAGCCAAGAACCTCACCCCCGCCTCGCTGCGCCAGGACGGCGTCGCCGCCTACGTCCTCACCGAAAGTTGCCGCCAGCCCGGCGAAGGCGCCCGTGGCATCGTCGAACCGTGGACCGCGCTGCGCACCGACCTCACCAACCTCGGCGCCATCACCGGCCGCACCGACCGCGCCGCCGAGCTCACTGCCGACCTGGACAAGCGGCTCGCCGCACTGAAATCCGCGCCGCAGCCGCAGCGCAGGCCCGATATCTTCCTCTTCGACAGCGCCAGCGACACCATCTTCTCCAGCGGCAAATTCGGTGCGCCGCAAGCGATCCTGGAAGCCGCGGGCGGCCGGAACATCCTCGACGACGTCGACGACACCTGGACCAAGGTCTCCTGGGAGCGGCTCGCGGCCTCCGATCCCGACGCCATCATGTTCGTCGACTATCCCGAACAGACCTTCGCACAGAAGGTGGAACTGCTGCGCGGCAAGCCCGGCATCAACCAACTGCGTGCCGTCACCGAGGGCCGTTTCCTGAACCTCCCCTACGCCCTGTGGACCAGCGGCCCGCTCAACATCGATGCCGCCGAGCAGATCCGCAAGCAGCTGGAGCGCTGGAACCTGGTCCCCGCCTCCACGGTCACCCCGAAGACCGACGACGCCACCGGCTGATCATCACTCGTACAGTCGGGTGCATGGAATTGCAGCTCGACGTACAGCCCGCCCCGCCCCTGCAGTTGACGCCGAGCTGCACGATCTACACCGGCACACTCCGGCTGGCGATAAAAGGCCGGTTCTTCGATTCCCTGAAGGCACCGGCCGACGAGTTCGGCGTCTTTGTTCCCGACGTCCCGCCGCTGCTCGACGGCGCGCCCGAACCCCGCGTGTGGGCCGAGGCGTACGTCGCGAGCAATGTGTCCGCCCCGGCCGCCGGCTTTCCGTCCGGCGTCGACAACGTGCGGGGTACGTACCTGGCTGACCCACGCGGCGGCGACTCCCGATGGCTGCATCTCGGCGGCGCCGCGTACATCCGCAAGGGCATCGCGTTGAACTACCGGCTCACCGTGCAGACCGCATAGCGCCGACCGCTTTCCGGAGCTGTCGGTGGCAGGCCGTACCGTGCAGGTACCGCACCAACCGATGATGAGGGGGCTCCGACCATGGGTAAGAAGCCGAATCGCGCGCATCGGGCGGCCAAGCAGCGGGCGCGTCAGGGCGGGTCCGATTTCTGGATCACGCACGGCGGTGTGGGCGCACGGTCCCCGGAGCAGGCCGCCCAGGCGCTCGCCGCGGCCGCCCTGGAAACGGCCAAGGGAGAAACCGCCGAGCGTTTCGCCACCGAACTCGCCGGGCCCGACTCTCTCACCGCGGAGCTGGAGCACGGCGCGCATCTGGCGGGCCAGCACGTCATCACACGGGTCTTCGAGAATGGCTGGCTGCCCGCCGACATTCACGAGGCCGCCCGCCGCCGGGTCGACGAATTCGCGGTCAGCTATGTCACCGATGTGCTGGCCGCCTACCTCGAGCCCTACCCCGCCGCCACGATCGACGACACCTGGCACGACCAGCTCGAGGCAGCCGGAGTGCGCGTCTGGTGGTCCACGGCGCAACCACACCTGAGCCAGTGGGCCGGTAAGCAGCTGCTCACGCCGGTCGAGGCGCTGACCGCGGTCATCCAGGCGCTGGCCCTGCTGCTACGGCTACCGAAGCTGGAACTGATCCGGCCGCTCCCGGGCACGGTGCGCCGTTCCGCCGCGGACACTCCGCACCGCGTCGACGACAAGGCGCTCACCCGAGTCCGCGGTCTGCTGGCCAAAGCCGAATCCACCTCGTTCCCCGAGGAGGCGGAGGCGCTGTCGGCCAAAGCTCAGGAGCTGATGACCAAGTACGCCATCGATCGCGTACTGGTCGAAGCGCGCGCCGTCGCCGCCGACCTGCCCGGCGCCCGCCGCATCTGGCTCGACACTCCCTATGTCGACGCCAAAGCTCTCCTGGTCGAGGTGGTCACCCACGCGAACCGCTGTCGCGCCATCTTCTCGGACTGGGGCTTCACCACAGTCGTCGGCGACGAACCCGACCTCGACGCGGTCGAGCTCCTAGTCACCTCGCTGCTCGTCCAAGCCACCCGCGCCATGATCGCCGGTGCCGACCCGGATCCGCGCGACGCCCACTCCCGCACCCGATCGTTCCGGAAATCGTTCCTGCTCGCCTATGCCACCCGCATCGGCGAGCGACTTGCCGAAGCGAACGAGGCCACGATCGCCGAATCCGCCGAACCGGAACACCTGCTCCCGGTGCTGGCTTCACATCAGGCCAAGGTCGACAAGGCCTTCGACAGCCTGTTCCCCGCGGTCGCGCCCAAACGCACCACCATCGGCAGCGCCGCCGGGTGGGACGCGGGCCGTGCCGCCGCCGACCGCGCCCAACTCCAGCCACGCTGACCAGCTCAGGGAACATTCGCACAGGTCACGCTGTTTTCAGTCAGTGGTGCCGAGGCACTCGCGGCGGAAAGACCGCCCGCGCCGTTGTGGGAACGAGGTGTCATGGCCGTACAGGTCGAGATCTGGACCGATATCAACTGTCCGTTCTGCTATCTGGGCAAGCGGCGGTTCGAGGAGGCCCTGGCGGATTTCCCGCACCGCGACGCCGTCGAGGTGCTGCACCGGTCCTTCGAATTGGATCCCACCCTGGATCCGGGACACAGCGACGCGGTGATCCCGCATATCGCCGAGAAGTACGGCATCAGCGAGGCGCAGGCCGCCGCCAACGAGCGCGGTATCGGCGCGCAGGCCGAGGCGATGGGTTTGGACTACCGGATCGAGGGACGCGACTTCGGCAGCAGCTTCGATATGCATCGCCTGCTGCACTTCGCCCTCGCGCAGGGCCGCCAGGAAGCATTGCTGGATGCGCTGTACGAAGCCAACTTCGCCGATGCGCGACCGCTGTTCGGCGACAACGAACGCCTGGTGCAGGTGGCGACCGGCGCCGGATTCGACGCTGCCGAGGTTCGGGCCGTACTGGCCGACCCCGAGACCTACGCCGACGCGGTGCGGGCCGATGAAGCCGAGGCTGCCCGGCTGGGTGCCCGCGGTGTGCCGTTCTTCGTCATCGACCGGAAGTACGGGGTTTCCGGGGCCCAGCCGCCGGAGGTGTTCGCGCAGGCGCTGGAGCGGGCATGGAGCGACCACACACCGGAGCTCGAAGTGCTCGGCGGCAGCGAGGACGCCTGCGGACCCGAGGGCTGCGCAGTCCCGCACCAGTGATCACGCGCCGGCGACCGATGAGATAGGTGCTCCTGAAGATGGCGGGGCCGACGCGGGCCGTCTGTGAGTAGTCTGCGAAGGCAAAGCTTTTCGTCGGAAGGGTATTCATATGTCGGTCGCGGCCGCGGTAAGTGATCAGATTCAGCGGGCCGGCGGGAGCTTCATGTTCTCGCGCGAGGCAAAGGATTTCGCGGCGAGCACCGGCGTGGAGGGGTTCCTGGGCGGCTATGTGCGGGGCCGGGGTGGTGTGCTCGGCGATGTGGACGCCGATGTAGTGAGCTCGGCGTTCGGATTCTTGCCGCTGTCGACGATCCGCTCGGGGTGGGAGGCGACCGCAGCCATTCCCGCCGCGAAAGCGGCCGAGGGGTACTTGCAGGCCTGTCAGGATTTCGGGCGGCGCAAACTTGCGTCGTTCGAGGCGGCGCCGCGACTGGCGGAGCTGTTGGAAGCTGTTGTGCTGGGGGCGGATTCGGCCGGGGCCGCGTTGTTCGCCGGGTGGCGGGCGATGCCGTTGGCGGCGGACGCACCGGCTCGGGTGCTGCATCTGGCGCATACGCTGCGGGAGTTGCGCGGCGGGTTGCACCTGATGGCAATTCGCGCGAGTGGATTGACGCCGCTCGAGGCGGTGGTGATCAAGGGTTCGCCGTTCAACGACGGACCGGGCCAAGCGGCTTGGTTCGGGTGGCAGGCGCCGTTCCCCGAGATCACGCCGGAGGTGCGAGAGCGGTGGGAGCGGGCCGAGGCCCTCACCGGCGAGATGATCACCCCGGCATTCGACGTACTCGACGCGGAGGCAGGCGCGGAACTCGTCGCGCTCGTATCCGCCTGCCACGACACGATTTTCGCCAGCCGCTAGCGGGTGGGGTCCCACGACGTCGGGTCCGAGCTAGGACCCGACGCCTGGCCGCCCGCCCCGATCAGGACCGAGCGGCTCGTGCTTCGCGAGTCCGCGGCCCGCGACCGTGCGGCCTTCATCGAGCTGTTCGCCTCGCCCGAGGTCGGCACCTACATCGGTGGACCCCGGCCACGGGACGAGCTCGAGCGCGCAATGCCTGATGTGTCCGGACGACGGCCCGGCCTGTTCGTCATCGAACTCGACGGAGCGATGATCGGCATGATCACGCTCGATCGGCGCGCCATCGCGCGTCCAGGTCACGTCCGTCCGGACGCCGAACTCGGTTACATGTTCCTGCCGGAGGCGTGGGGACATGGGTACGCCGCCGAGGCGTGCGCAGCCGTACTCGACTGGTTCGCCGACGTGCTGCCCGGTGAGCCGTTGACGCTCTGCACCCAGACCGCCAACGACCGCGCGATGCGCCTCGCCGCGAAGCTTGGGTTCACCGAGGTGGACCGATTCGAGGAGTACGGCGCCGAGCAGTGGCTCGGCCTGTGGTCGGGCTAGGGGACGCGACCGGTTTCGGCGAGGGCGGCGAGCTTGGCCAGCGACAGGCGCCAGCCGAGCTCGTTCTGTTCGGGATCCAGTCCGCTGGGCAGGTTCTCGTGGATGGCGGTGAGGTCGGTGCCGCCGTCCTCGGCGTCGGCCAGGGAAATGGCGATGGTCATCTGCCCGCCCATCGCGGGATCGTCGGTTTCGAATTCGACGATCTGCACGACCTGTTCGCCGGGGATCAGGGTGACGAAGCGGCCGTGGTGGGTGTCGGTTTGCGCAGTTGTCTTACCGGTCCTGGTGGGGTCGTCGTAGGTGAGGGAGATGCGGAAGCGGCCGCCCTCGCGGGCGTCGAATTCGTGGACCTCACTGGACATCCCGGTCGGGACCTGCCAGGTCTGGACCGCTTCCGCATCGACCAGCAGACGGTAGACAGCCGACCTGGGCGCGTTGACGTGCTTGCCGATCAGGGTGGTCGCCATACCGGCACACGCTACATCTTCGCGAAGCGCGCCATGACGAAGCTGTACAGACCGTAGACGATGATGCCGAGCGCGGCCACGACCAGCAGGATCACGCCGTACGGCTGGGCGCCAAGCGTTTTCAGCGCACCGTCGAGCCCGGAAACCTCATCGGGCTTGGAGTGGAAGGTCGCGATGATCAGCAGCACGCCGATAGCGGCGATAGCGAGACCCTTCACGATGTAGGCGGTCATGCCCATCCGCCGCACCAGCTGACTGACGCCGCCCTGCAGGTCCTTCAGGAACTTCTTGCTGGCGCCCTTGTACATGTGGTAGCCGCCGACACCGATGATGGCCAGGGCGATCAGCACCAAGAGGATCTTGCCGCCGGTGTTCTCCATCAGACGTGCGCTCCAGCTGCGGCTCTCGTGCGTGCCGGATTTGCCGGCGCCGCGGGCGAAGCTCAATGCGGTGAACGCGAAGGCCAGATAGACGACTGTCAACGCGAAGGCTTTGCCCCGCCGGAACGCTTCGTGCTTCTTGTCGGCGTGGTCGGGTTTGGAGGCGCTGCCGAAGAACGT includes these proteins:
- a CDS encoding ABC transporter substrate-binding protein gives rise to the protein MRNSIRVLAAAALTATLAACGNQAPAAGTLTVRNCDADVPFPAQAQRMFVNDGNLISMALALGAQDQVVAVSSVQRDADTLRRHYGTVVDDLKSVAPQYPTRETVLAQRPDVMVAGWNYGYDEAKNLTPASLRQDGVAAYVLTESCRQPGEGARGIVEPWTALRTDLTNLGAITGRTDRAAELTADLDKRLAALKSAPQPQRRPDIFLFDSASDTIFSSGKFGAPQAILEAAGGRNILDDVDDTWTKVSWERLAASDPDAIMFVDYPEQTFAQKVELLRGKPGINQLRAVTEGRFLNLPYALWTSGPLNIDAAEQIRKQLERWNLVPASTVTPKTDDATG
- a CDS encoding DUF2786 domain-containing protein, with the translated sequence MGKKPNRAHRAAKQRARQGGSDFWITHGGVGARSPEQAAQALAAAALETAKGETAERFATELAGPDSLTAELEHGAHLAGQHVITRVFENGWLPADIHEAARRRVDEFAVSYVTDVLAAYLEPYPAATIDDTWHDQLEAAGVRVWWSTAQPHLSQWAGKQLLTPVEALTAVIQALALLLRLPKLELIRPLPGTVRRSAADTPHRVDDKALTRVRGLLAKAESTSFPEEAEALSAKAQELMTKYAIDRVLVEARAVAADLPGARRIWLDTPYVDAKALLVEVVTHANRCRAIFSDWGFTTVVGDEPDLDAVELLVTSLLVQATRAMIAGADPDPRDAHSRTRSFRKSFLLAYATRIGERLAEANEATIAESAEPEHLLPVLASHQAKVDKAFDSLFPAVAPKRTTIGSAAGWDAGRAAADRAQLQPR
- a CDS encoding DsbA family oxidoreductase, with amino-acid sequence MAVQVEIWTDINCPFCYLGKRRFEEALADFPHRDAVEVLHRSFELDPTLDPGHSDAVIPHIAEKYGISEAQAAANERGIGAQAEAMGLDYRIEGRDFGSSFDMHRLLHFALAQGRQEALLDALYEANFADARPLFGDNERLVQVATGAGFDAAEVRAVLADPETYADAVRADEAEAARLGARGVPFFVIDRKYGVSGAQPPEVFAQALERAWSDHTPELEVLGGSEDACGPEGCAVPHQ
- a CDS encoding GNAT family N-acetyltransferase; translation: MLRESAARDRAAFIELFASPEVGTYIGGPRPRDELERAMPDVSGRRPGLFVIELDGAMIGMITLDRRAIARPGHVRPDAELGYMFLPEAWGHGYAAEACAAVLDWFADVLPGEPLTLCTQTANDRAMRLAAKLGFTEVDRFEEYGAEQWLGLWSG
- a CDS encoding SRPBCC domain-containing protein; this encodes MATTLIGKHVNAPRSAVYRLLVDAEAVQTWQVPTGMSSEVHEFDAREGGRFRISLTYDDPTRTGKTTAQTDTHHGRFVTLIPGEQVVQIVEFETDDPAMGGQMTIAISLADAEDGGTDLTAIHENLPSGLDPEQNELGWRLSLAKLAALAETGRVP
- a CDS encoding DUF1206 domain-containing protein, translated to MSTTAGNTSQAERIAQNPTFERFARAGYVMTGIVHLIIGYLALRLAFGGGSKTADQSGAMAEVASKPGGVFVLWFAVVAFVLLALWRLAETFFGSASKPDHADKKHEAFRRGKAFALTVVYLAFAFTALSFARGAGKSGTHESRSWSARLMENTGGKILLVLIALAIIGVGGYHMYKGASKKFLKDLQGGVSQLVRRMGMTAYIVKGLAIAAIGVLLIIATFHSKPDEVSGLDGALKTLGAQPYGVILLVVAALGIIVYGLYSFVMARFAKM